Within Scomber japonicus isolate fScoJap1 chromosome 18, fScoJap1.pri, whole genome shotgun sequence, the genomic segment atattaatgtgatGTGATCTTAACTAATAAAGTGCTTATATTTCCAAATAAACAAGTTGACATTTATAAGATTGTTAAGATTAATACAGTGATGGATTATGGATGAATTATTTTTAGAGTATTATTTTGGtattactgacacacacaggaaaacagaGGTTTTTGTGAGCACATTTAAAGTTTTGGTAAACATTGCATTAATGTTGTCAAGAATTATGGAGCATTGGAAATAACTTCCCCTGAGACTTAgtatatagtttatattaaaggttaaaataaacaattaatcagAATGTGTTGACAACTGTCTTATATTAGTGTCATTTAGAAGTGAACTATCAAATATCTCAAATTTGCAGTGTCCTGCAACTGAATACCAGTAGATTTGGATGAGTTTCCAAAAACCAACCCCCAAAGCTGCCAATGAATGCAACATAAAAAGACTGTTGATGTTAACTACATGATTCAAGTTACATGCCCTTTAAATCAAGAACTATATTTGTTGGAATTGTACACAAACCATATTCTGCACTATGCAATGAATGATAACATTTGGCCATCATCCCATGCCTGCACTTGGAGGCAGTAGTGGACCAACATCTATAATAGCAACTTTATGAATCCCTGATGATTAATCTAGGAGAGAAATCAATAAACACCTCCTTCTTTCACTCTGAATAGTTTTATAGGTAGAACTTGATTTAGTGGGATGTTTTACTGAAGTATGTGTGCATTTACCTATATataatttctcttttgtttttttttaagagaataTGTTCACAGTCAACATTTTGATGAAAGCAAGCATGttgaaagtaaattaaaatgtttttagtaTAATGTACATTGAATTTATTAGTAATGTAATCCATTCGACTGTAAATATTccactttacattttattcaatattttacacCCACATTGTGTATCTCACATTCACATTTGTGATCAATTTGTAATGcattatataattttaaaataataattacaaattGTTTATCAGCTGTATATATGTCACTGCCAAAAAATAAGCAACAGGATGAGGCCATGACCAAACTGAGTCATAGACTGCAGCTGACCAAGCACTCCCACCCTCTATAAAAGCAGCAGCCCTGGACTTCTACATGAACTGGTAGGCACCCAACACAGGTGAGTGTATTGACTATGATCTCAGTTTTAACTCCTTTTGATAAGTCAGTAAAGTTAAAGTAATTACAAATGTAGTTTGTCCATATTTCTTTGTCTGATTTATCTTTGTTTCAGGGGATATTCAGGTGATATTTCATGGCATAAAAAAGTAGTCTTGAGCAGACAACATTTTTCCAAAACAATTTCTTGAAATACTCTTTAgtacaataattataattagtTATATCCAGTACATAGCATTTCAacacatactgcatactaagtGATCATTAAGAGCAGTAATATTTATCTGGTTGTTGAAGTCAGTTTTGAAAATTGATGATTGAACTGAGTACAGGTAGCACTTATTTGTTAAGTAAATAGGTATTACCAAGTTCACACTTGACAGCTCTCAAACTGACATTCTACAAGTaagatttaaaatgagaaagCAAACTGAAGCATGTTTCACCATCTTTTTATAGCATCTTGACACTCCACCAAATACTGTACCAGTCATcttttttggagccagttgAGGTAAAACGAATCAAATCTCCAACATCAGATGGATACAAGAtttacatttctacattatGCTGATATTTTTGTGATCTTTTCAGTCTCCACTAAAGTGCAACCATGAGCACAGACGCGGAGATGGAGTGCTATGGCCCGGCGGCCATCTACCTCCGGAAGCCAGAGAGGGAAAGGATTGAGGCTCAAACTGCTCCTTTTGATGCCAAAACTGCCTTCTTTGTGTCGGATAAGGAAGAAATGTATCTCAAGGGTAAACTTGTGAAGAGAGATGGTGGCAAAGCCACAGTTCAGACTGATTGTGGAAAGGTAGGTATATTTCCAAAGAATACCCTTTCTATGTTGGggtttctcatttttttcacattgccatttgtttaaaattataagtaaaaaataattagtGGCTCTGGGTTCATACTAACACAGTGGTTAACAAGGACATCTATCTGATGAACtctacatttgaaaaataaatcataGGAAAACCACTTctactgtttctctttttccagGAACTCACtgtaaaagaagatgaaatCTTCCCCAGGAACCCTCCAAAGTTTGATAAAATTGAGGACATGGTCATGATGACCCACCTCAACGAGCCTACTGTGTTGTATAACCTCAAAGAGCGTTTTGCATCCTGGATGATCTACGTGAGTTTCCACTTAACTAATGCAATGACTATTTATATCTGACTATCTAAATGTTAAcactatgtttattttatatttgtgctATTACAGACCTATTCTGGGCTGTTTTGCGTTGTTGTGAATCCCTACAAGTGGCTTCCTGTGTATGACGCTGTAGTTGTGGGAGGATACAGAGGCAAGAAGAGGATTGAGGCACCGCCTCACATCTTCTCTATCTCTGATAATGCCTATCAGTTCATGCACACAGGTAAAATTAAAGTTAGCAGTGTTAAATCATGTAGAATTAAGGTTACACATAAGCTTATAGAGGGaattgcaaaaaaagaaattcatgtGAAATGTCTATGTTTGTATTTCAGATCGTGAGAACCAGTCTATCCTGATCACGTAAGTATAACAGAAACTGTAATACTAAAtcatataatgataataaagcagAATCTTGACATGTGTCTCTTATACCCCAGTGGAGAATCCGGTGCAGGAAAGACTGTCAACACCAAACGTGTCATCCAGTACTTTGCAACAATTGCAGCTATTGGAGCCAAGAAGGCTGAGCCAACTCCTGGAAAGATGCAggtaaattaatataaaattgtTTGTCAGAGGAAggtaaatgtgaatgtttagCCCATGTAACTCAAATCCTCTCTTGCAGGGCTCCCTTGAGGACCAAATTGTTGCAGCCAACCCTCTGCTGGAGTCCTATGGTAATGCCAAGACTGTGAGGAATGACAACTCCTCTCGTTTTGTAAGTAATCCAGGGAACATCTCAAGACATTTTGTTGCTAAATTACAAAAGCTGATGTTATCAATGATCTGGCTGTCTAGGGTAAATTCATCAGAATCCACTTTGGCTCTTCTGGGAAGCTGGCTTCAGCTGATATTGAAACTTGTAAGTTTCAACCATGATGTGAATCAAGATTAATATGAAGTGTCATATATTTTGGATAAAATGTATTAGAGTCTCTGGTTGAATTTGCTTTTCTTAGATCTGCTGGAAAAGTCCCGTGTAACCTTCCAGTTGTCTGCTGAAAGGAGCTACCACATCTTCTATCAACTGATGACTGGCCACCAACCTGCGCTCCTGGGTATGTTACTTTGTGAATTTGACACTGAAACTTAAATAATGCCAGAGACAAGACCAAGCAATGATGTGTATTTTACTGTGCTCCTATAGAGGCTCTTCTGATCACCACAAACCCCTATGACTACCCAATGATCAGTCAGGGTGAAATCACTGTGAAGAGCATTGATGATGTGGAAGAGTTCATTGCAACAgatgtaagaaaacatttttgttaagTATATCTTGCATGCTTAATGCAACTGGGAAGTTTTTCAAATACCAATAAATCTTCTTCATGTACAATGTAGACTGCTATTGACATTTTGGGCTTCAATGCTGAGGAGAAGCAGGGCATCTACAAGCTGACTGGTGCTGTGATGCATCATGGCAAcatgaaattcaagcagaagcaGCGTGAGGAGCAGGCTGAACCTGATGGCACTGAGGGTAACTCGGATAATGATATCTTATAGAAAATCTACCAGTGATTAATATGTAACATATATTTGTAAACATATCCTAGTTCACAGATGGCTaacagtttgtttttccatcagtGGCTGATAAAATCGCCTACCTCCTGGGCCTGAACTCAGCTGATATGTTGAAAGCTCTGTGCTACCCCAGAGTCAAGGTTGGAAATGAGATGGTGACCAAAGGTCAGACTGTGCCACAGGTAAGTTAAAGAAAGTTCAATATTTGAACAAATAAAATGGCAATAGTTCCAATTTAACAAGTAAATATGATCGTGATCATTCTAAAACCTTTATTTCTAGGTCAACAATGCTGTCAGTGCTCTGTGCAAGTCTgtctatgagaaaatgttcTTGTGGATGGTCATCCGTATCAATGAAATGCTGGACACAAAGCAGCCAAGACAGTTCTTCATTGGAGTGTTGGATATCGCTGGATTTGAGATCTTTGATGTGAGTGATCTGAAGAATGTTTGAGTTGCATCACatcaacattgtttttctaTGACTGATTATATCACCATAATTACAGTTCAACAGCCTGGAGCAACTCTGCATCAACTTCACCAATGAGAAACTGCAACAGTTCTTCAACCACCACATGTTTGTCCTGGAGCAAGAGGAGTACAAGAAAGAAGGCATTATCTGGGAGTTCATTGACTTTGGTATGGACCTGGCTGCCTGCATTGAGCTTATTGAGAAGGTCAGTAGTCAATCAAGTCAAAGTGATTTCTTGAATCATGCAAATGTTTGCTTCCATGTTTAAACCTttggtgtgatttttttttctcagccaaTGGGCATCTTCTCCATCCTTGAAGAGGAGTGCATGTTCCCCAAGGCCTCTGACACTTCTTTCAAGAACAAGCTGCATGATCAACATCTTGGCAAGACCAAGGCCTTTGAGAAGCCAAAGCCTAAAAAGGGCGCCCCTGAGGCTCACTTCTCCCTGGTTCACTATGCTGGTACAGTTGACTACAATATCCAAGGCTGGTTGGACAAGAACAAGGACCCCCTGAATGACTCAGTTATCCAGCTCTACCAGAAGGCCTCCAACAAACTTCTGTGCTTCCTGTATGCGAAATATGGTGCAGAAGGTGAGAAATAAGATTGAGTAGAATGATCAGGAACTCTGAGTAACAGCACAGGTcaaaaacatgctttttttaaacacaatttaaaaactattttcaaTTACTGCCTATACATGAGCTATTAGCAGCCTAATCAGTCGCAATTTATGATGTTATACAACACTCACAGTTTGTAGTTAGGAGTAAGAAACCATGTGTCTGTTACACTATTGACTATTCTGTATTAATGTATACATGCATGTATAATCACGCATATGCACGTATTATCACACACAATTAATAGATAGACACAGAAAACTTAAAAGTgccattaattaattaaaagtttGTGAAAACAGAGCCTGCTGCTGGTGGCAAAAAGGCTGGAAAGAAGAAGGGTGGTTCCTTCCAGACTGTGTCTGCTCTTTTCAGAGTATGTATTGTTTCATACTTTAAACTATGAAAACCATAATCTTGAAATACTGTTGACCATTTTTCTTATGTTGCTGATCCACAGGAGAACTTGGGCAAGCTGATGACCAACTTGAGGAGCACTCACCCTCATTTTGTCCGTTGTCTCATTCCTAATGAATCAAAGACCCCAGGTAAGAAGCACCTGGCCTAATGTTGCACACTGAATGTGACACAttgatgaaaacaaacattttgaatatGATTTTGGAACTTTCAGGTCTTATGGAGAACTTCTTGGTTATCCATCAGCTGAGGTGTAACGGTGTGCTGGAAGGCATCAGAATCTGCAGGAAGGGCTTCCCCAGCAGAATCCTCTATGGTGACTTCAAGCAGAGGtgatataatttaataaaagcaaATCAAGTTGATTTTCAGTTGAGTTAAAAACAGCCCGCCAAGATGTGGGGTCACTGTAAGTAACAACACAATATTCTCTTGTAGATACAAAGTATTGAATGCCAGCGTCATCCCTGAGGGACAGTTCATTGACAACAAGAAAGCTGCTGAGAAGCTGCTAGGCTCTATTGATGTGGATCACACTCAATACAAGTTTGGACACACAAAGGTTAATTTCTATGAACAATATCAAGATATGGTATGTACATACATCCTTTTGTATCAGTGAATGCTGATTACTGAATCCCTTCAAACAACCACACAGGTGTTCTTCAAAGCTGGTCTGCTGGGTGGtctggaggagatgagagatgaaaaaCTGGCTAGTCTGGTAACCATGACTCAAGCTCTCTGCAGAGGATACCTCATGAGGAAAGAGTTTGTAAAGATGATGGAGAGGAGGTAGGATTATCATACAGTACACTGaactgtaaccctaaccctaactcttgtttttcattaaataacATTACAGAAAAGTTACaatttattcatattaattttcCAGGGAAGCTATCTTCTCCATTCAGTACAATATCCGTTCattcatgaatgtgaaaaacTGGCCATGGATGAATCTGTACTTCAAGATCAAGCCTCTTCTGAAGAGTGCTGAGACTGAGAAGGAGCTGTCTGCGATGAAGGAGAACTATGAGAAGATGCAGACTGACCTGGCTACTGCTCTGGCCAAGaagaaggagctggaggagaagatGGTTTCCCTGCTGCAGGAAAAGAATGACCTGCAACTGCAAGTGGCATCTGTGAGTAAAATGCACACTCAGACAATTTTAGATGTTTAGAAATATTTATCATCCAAACTAATACCACATGTATGTTCAAATCTTAGGAATGTGAGAATCTCTCCGATGCTGAAGAAAGGTGTGAAGGTCTGATTAAGAGCAAGATCCAACTTGAGGCCAAACTCAAAGAAACAACTGAGAGactggaagatgaagaggaaatcAATGCTGAGTTGACTGGCAAGAAGAGGAAGCTGGAGGATGAAtgctctgagctgaagaaagatATTGATGACTTGGAGCTCACCTTGGCtaaagtggagaaggagaaacaTGCCACAGAAAACAAGGTTGGAATCATTTTAatcctgtatttattttttaaaaaggcaatgTATCTGATATTAGCTTTCAAGCATATGGTTATAAAGTGATGGAAGTAATGGATCTTCCCTGATACTTTCAGGTGAAAAACCTGACAGAGGAGATGGCATCTCAAGATGAGTCTCTTGCCAAGTTGACCAAGGAGAAGAAAGCCCTCCAAGAGGCTCACCAACAAACACTGGATGATCTCCAGGCAGAGGAGGACAAAGTCAACACTCTGACCAAGGCCAAGACTAAGCTGGAACAACAAGTGGACGATGTGAGAAAACTTTGCTTTTGATAACGTGTTTGTATTGTTgacttaaaaacattatttcatattaacGTTATAATATCATCTCAAAAGCTTGAGGGATCACTGGAGCAAGAGAAGAAGCTCCGTATGGACCTTGAGAGAGCCAAGAGGAAGCTTGAGGGAGATCTGAAATTGTCCCAGGAATCCATAATGGATCTGGAGAATGACAAGCAGCAATCTGAGGAGAAAATCAAGaagtaaattgttttttttaatttttaatcatTACATTGCCTCATTTCCATAATGCAGCACAAAAGCAATACCTTTTGTTTCCTATTCCAGGAAGGAGTTTGAGACCAGCCAGTTGCTCAGCAAGATTGAGGATGAACAGTCTCTTGGTGCTCAGCTTCAGAAGAAGATCAAGGAGCTCCAGGTTAGTATTTCATATGAATATTATACTCAGTGATCGAATCTCCAGTGCTCACAGTATGTTCAGTTCACAAGCCTTCTTTATATTACAATCATCAAACCTAGGCACGTGTTGAGGAGCTGGAAGAAGAAATTGAAGCTGAACGTGCTGCTCGGGCTAAGGTGGAGAAGCAGAGAGCCGACCTCTCCAGGGAACTTGAGGAGATCAGTGAGAGGCTTGAGGAAGCTGGTGGAGCAACAGCCGCTCAGATTGAGATGAACAAGAAGCGTGAGGCTGAGTTCCAGAAGCTGCGCCGTGACCTTGAAGAGTCAACCCTCCAGCATGAAGCTACCGCAGCAG encodes:
- the LOC128379569 gene encoding myosin heavy chain, fast skeletal muscle-like, whose translation is MSTDAEMECYGPAAIYLRKPERERIEAQTAPFDAKTAFFVSDKEEMYLKGKLVKRDGGKATVQTDCGKELTVKEDEIFPRNPPKFDKIEDMVMMTHLNEPTVLYNLKERFASWMIYTYSGLFCVVVNPYKWLPVYDAVVVGGYRGKKRIEAPPHIFSISDNAYQFMHTDRENQSILITGESGAGKTVNTKRVIQYFATIAAIGAKKAEPTPGKMQGSLEDQIVAANPLLESYGNAKTVRNDNSSRFGKFIRIHFGSSGKLASADIETYLLEKSRVTFQLSAERSYHIFYQLMTGHQPALLEALLITTNPYDYPMISQGEITVKSIDDVEEFIATDTAIDILGFNAEEKQGIYKLTGAVMHHGNMKFKQKQREEQAEPDGTEVADKIAYLLGLNSADMLKALCYPRVKVGNEMVTKGQTVPQVNNAVSALCKSVYEKMFLWMVIRINEMLDTKQPRQFFIGVLDIAGFEIFDFNSLEQLCINFTNEKLQQFFNHHMFVLEQEEYKKEGIIWEFIDFGMDLAACIELIEKPMGIFSILEEECMFPKASDTSFKNKLHDQHLGKTKAFEKPKPKKGAPEAHFSLVHYAGTVDYNIQGWLDKNKDPLNDSVIQLYQKASNKLLCFLYAKYGAEEPAAGGKKAGKKKGGSFQTVSALFRENLGKLMTNLRSTHPHFVRCLIPNESKTPGLMENFLVIHQLRCNGVLEGIRICRKGFPSRILYGDFKQRYKVLNASVIPEGQFIDNKKAAEKLLGSIDVDHTQYKFGHTKVFFKAGLLGGLEEMRDEKLASLVTMTQALCRGYLMRKEFVKMMERREAIFSIQYNIRSFMNVKNWPWMNLYFKIKPLLKSAETEKELSAMKENYEKMQTDLATALAKKKELEEKMVSLLQEKNDLQLQVASECENLSDAEERCEGLIKSKIQLEAKLKETTERLEDEEEINAELTGKKRKLEDECSELKKDIDDLELTLAKVEKEKHATENKVKNLTEEMASQDESLAKLTKEKKALQEAHQQTLDDLQAEEDKVNTLTKAKTKLEQQVDDLEGSLEQEKKLRMDLERAKRKLEGDLKLSQESIMDLENDKQQSEEKIKKKEFETSQLLSKIEDEQSLGAQLQKKIKELQARVEELEEEIEAERAARAKVEKQRADLSRELEEISERLEEAGGATAAQIEMNKKREAEFQKLRRDLEESTLQHEATAAALRKKQADSVAELGEQIDNLQRVKQKLEKEKSEYKMEIDDLSSNMEAVAKSKGNLEKMCRTLEDQLSELKAKNDENVRQLNDINAQRARLQTENGEFSRQLEEKDALVSQLTRGKQAYTQQIEELKRHVEEEVKAKNALAHGVQSARHDCDLLREQFEEEQEAKAELQRGMSKANSEVAQWRTKYETDAIQRTEELEESKKKLAQRLQDAEESIEAVNSKCASLEKTKQRLQGEVEDLMIDVERANALAANLDKKQRNFDKVLAEWKQKYEEGQAELEGAQKEARSLSTELFKMKNSYEEALDHLETMKRENKNLQQEISDLTEQIGETGKSIHELEKSKKTVETEKSEIQSALEEAEGTLEHEEAKILRVQLELNQIKGEVDRKLAEKDEEMEQIKRNSQRVIDSMQSTLDAEVRSRNDALRVKKKMEGDLNEMEIQLSHANRQAAESQKQLRNVQGQLKDAQLHLDDAVRGQDDMKEQVAMVERRNGLMVAEIEELRAALEQTERGRKVAEQELVDASERVGLLHSQNTSLLNTKKKLESDLVQVQGEVDDAVQESRNAEEKAKKAITDAAMMAEELKKEQDTSAHLERMKKNLEVTVKDLQHRLDEAENLAMKGGKKQLQKLESRVRELETEVETEQRRGADAVKGVRKYERRVKELTYQTEEDKKNKHRLQDLVDKLQLKVKAYKRQAEEAEEQANTHLSRFRKVQHEMEEAQERADIAESQVNKLRAKSRDHGKSEAAE